One window from the genome of Triticum urartu cultivar G1812 unplaced genomic scaffold, Tu2.1 TuUngrouped_contig_4615, whole genome shotgun sequence encodes:
- the LOC125528072 gene encoding hydroxycinnamoyltransferase 4-like yields MASEEEVRVVESCFVTPAADTPSRALRLSPLDLMLVHGGYTPVVHFYRPRTGDETTSGDFFDVTRLKTALSMALVPFYPLAGRFKEGVDGRMEIDCNGKGILFLVAHSRLAVDDFSNFEPLPKQRRLFVPHIDGSAGLLCAIQVTFLKCGSVVLGMATHHGALDGTAMFHFLQTWTAFSRDGDRALVNLPCHDRSRLYARDPPVVHPDALSVFCPKMILSQTSIVNKLEVFTVRKDHLSTLKLTCGGVSTFSALTAHTWQCMCLARRLPPDSTTRLAFMANVRRRMTPPLPDGYFGNAIININVAEEAQSITSGDLAFVARRIKDTITRVDDELVHSAVDYVELALAERDNRHTPAMGNLPVTDIRVVNWLGLPLYDLDFSWGKPLAVMRAESSRGGLVHLMNSTQGDGSVQLVIYTEAAILTEFKRLFYAKFDDILHSKF; encoded by the exons ATGGCCAGCGAGGAGGAGGTGCGGGTGGTAGAGTCTTGCTTTGTAACACCGGCCGCGGACACGCCGAGCAGAGCGCTCCGTCTGTCGCCGCTGGACCTCATGCTAGTCCACGGAGGCTACACCCCAGTCGTCCACTTCTACCGTCCACGTACCGGCGATGAAACTACCTCCGGTGACTTCTTCGACGTGACAAGGTTGAAGACGGCGTTGAGCATGGCTCTTGTGCCCTTCTATCCGTTGGCCGGCCGCTTCAAGGAGGGCGTGGACGGCAGGATGGAGATCGACTGCAACGGAAAAGGCATTCTCTTCCTGGTGGCTCACTCTCGCCTTGCCGTCGATGACTTTAGCAACTTCGAGCCATTGCCAAAGCAAAGGAGGCTGTTTGTTCCCCACATCGACGGCTCAGCCGGCCTCTTGTGCGCTATTCAG GTGACATTTTTGAAGTGTGGCAGCGTGGTCTTAGGGATGGCAACCCACCATGGCGCCTTGGATGGCACTGCCATGTTCCACTTCCTCCAGACATGGACTGCTTTCTCTAGGGATGGCGACCGAGCTTTGGTGAACCTCCCCTGCCATGACCGCTCCCGCTTGTATGCGCGCGATCCACCTGTTGTTCATCCCGATGCCCTCTCCGTTTTTTGCCCCAAGATGATCCTATCACAAACCTCTATTGTCAACAAGCTTGAGGTTTTCACCGTCCGTAAGGACCATCTTTCTACTCTTAAGCTCACGTGCGGTGGTGTGAGCACCTTCAGTGCACTGACCGCCCACACGTGGCAATGCATGTGTCTAGCTCGGAGGCTACCACCAGACTCCACAACACGCCTCGCATTCATGGCCAATGTCCGACGCAGAATGACGCCACCGCTCCCGGACGGTTACTTCGGCAACGCGATAATAAACATAAATGTCGCTGAAGAAGCACAGAGCATCACGTCTGGCGACCTAGCCTTTGTGGCACGCCGTATCAAAGACACCATCACCCGGGTGGACGATGAGCTAGTGCATTCGGCGGTCGACTACGTCGAGCTAGCATTAGCAGAGAGGGACAACCGCCATACCCCGGCGATGGGCAACTTGCCGGTGACGGACATTAGAGTGGTCAACTGGCTTGGCTTGCCGTTGTATGATTTGGATTTCAGCTGGGGAAAGCCATTGGCTGTGATGCGTGCAGAATCAAGCCGCGGAGGTCTTGTGCACCTGATGAACAGCACACAGGGGGATGGCAGCGTGCAGCTAGTCATCTATACAGAGGCTGCAATTCT